The DNA segment AGATGAATGGCGATATTGGCAAGGTGAAGTGTTATTTCAGCAAGGCAAAACTGCGCAAGCCACTCAGATTTGGCAGCAAATGCAGCAAAATGCACGGGGATTTTACCCAATGCTTGCAGCACAGCGTTTGGGCGTGGATTATCAACCTACGATGAAAACTTTCTCGTCCAATGAAAAACCTTTACAGCGTTATGCTAAGCAATTTGCGCGCATTAATGAGTTACAGGCACTCAATGATCGTGCCAATATTCAGCGTGAATGGCGGGCATTGTTAGATAGCTCGGATTTTACAAGCAAACTTGCCTTAGCCCAATATGCCGAGCAAAATCAGTGGGCTGATTTACAAGTGGAAGCCACGATTCAAGCGAAAGCGTGGGATTATATTGCCTTACGTTTACCTAACACTTATCAAATGTGGTTTGATTTGTTCATTAATAATAAAAATAACGCAAAAATCCACCGCACTTTTGCTATGGCAATCGCCCGTCAAGAAAGTGCGTGGCGTGCAAATGTAACCTCTTCTGCCAATGCGCGCGGATTGATGCAACTGTTGCCAAGCACGGCGAAGCTCACCGCAGAGCAAGATCAACTCCCTTATAAAAAAGAGAGCCAACTGTTTGATCCTATTGATAATATTATGCTTGGTACAACTCATCTTAATCAGCTTGCGGAAAAATATGGCAATAATCGCATTTTAATTGCTGCGGCTTACAACGCAGGCGCACGGCGTGTTGATAGCTGGCTGGCAAAATCCAATGGCAAGCTCACAATGGCAGAATTTATCGCCACCATTCCGTTTTATGAAACCCGTGGATATGTGCAAAATGTGCTAGCTTACGATTATTATTACCAGCTGTTGCAAGGAGAAAAGGCAGAAAAATTTACCCAAGCCGAACAGAATAGATTATACTAGTGAAGTAGTTTAATAGCACAGTGAAACGTTTTAATCCTAGGAGAAAGCTATGTATGTGAGCAAAAATATGGATCAATGGCAGGCATTTATCGAGATTTTACGTACTGCGTTTGCACAAAATAAAGAACAAGAATTACTCACGCTGCTACTCACCGCAGATGAACGAGATGCGGTGGGCTTGCGTTTACAAATTGTAGCGCAGTTATTAGATAAGCGTTGCTCACAACGCGAAATTCAACAAAATCTGAACACCAGCGCGGCAACCATTACAAGGGGATCAAATATGATCAAAACAATGCCACCTGAGTTTATGCAATGGGTAAAAGAACAGCTTGATGGGCAGAAAGAATAAAAAGCCAAAATGGTTGCAGCGCATCAAACAAAGAATCTTGCGTTATTCTTTCTATGCGTTTGCGGCTTTTTTAGGCATAACTTTGCTATTTCGTGTTGTGCCTGTGCCATTTTCTTCCTATATGGCACAGCAGAAAGTGAGTCATCTTTTAAACGGTGAAAGTTACCCCATTAAATATCAATGGGTGAGCTTGGATAAAATTTCGTGGCAAATGCAATTAGCCGTTATCGCCGCCGAAGATCAAAAATTTGCTCAGCATCACGGGATTGATTGGGACGCTATCGATAAGGCATTGAAATACAATAAAAAATCAACAAAAGTGCGGGGTGGCTCGACTATCTCACAGCAAACTGTAAAAAATTTATACCTATGGCACGGACAAAGCTGGCTACGCAAGGGCATTGAATTACCGACCACCTTAAT comes from the Avibacterium avium genome and includes:
- the trpR gene encoding trp operon repressor — its product is MYVSKNMDQWQAFIEILRTAFAQNKEQELLTLLLTADERDAVGLRLQIVAQLLDKRCSQREIQQNLNTSAATITRGSNMIKTMPPEFMQWVKEQLDGQKE
- the mtgA gene encoding monofunctional biosynthetic peptidoglycan transglycosylase, with the translated sequence MGRKNKKPKWLQRIKQRILRYSFYAFAAFLGITLLFRVVPVPFSSYMAQQKVSHLLNGESYPIKYQWVSLDKISWQMQLAVIAAEDQKFAQHHGIDWDAIDKALKYNKKSTKVRGGSTISQQTVKNLYLWHGQSWLRKGIELPTTLMVELLWSKKRILEVYLNIAEFGNGIFGVEAASQAYFKKSAKQLNQQEAALLAAVLPNPIIFKANKPSAFVQKKQRWIMRQMNALGKGYLTQLN